In Streptococcus parasuis, the following proteins share a genomic window:
- a CDS encoding glycoside hydrolase family 1 protein, with product MKKFPTNFWWGAATSGPQSEGRFYKKHKNVFDYWYDIEPEAFYEGVGPDVTSNFYNSFREDIAMMREIGLNSVRTSIQWTRLIDDLETNTVNQDAVEFYNQVFDCFIENGIKPIVTLHHFDLPAELYHKYGGWESRRVVDLFVGFAEQAFKLYGDRVKDWTTHNEPIVVVLGQYLQQFHYPKLVDGRKAVQVAYHLNLASALAIAKYRELGLDEEGGRIGIVLNLTPTYPASQEPADLEAARIAELWNNKLFLDPAIHGHFPEELVDILSRDKVIWKTEPGDDQILMDNTIDFLGVNFYHPNRVQAPAISPSSVGDWKPERYFDSYALPGRRMNLDRGWEIYPEALYDIAITIRDHYNNIPWFVSENGMGISHEERFLDEKGQVQDDYRIDFIRDHLECLHRGIEEGSNCFGYHMWTPIDCWSWSNAYRNRYGLIATDIHTQVKTIKNSGQWFKMIANQNGLS from the coding sequence ATGAAAAAATTTCCAACTAATTTTTGGTGGGGGGCTGCAACTTCAGGTCCGCAAAGTGAGGGACGTTTTTATAAGAAACACAAGAATGTTTTTGATTATTGGTATGATATTGAGCCAGAAGCCTTTTACGAAGGTGTTGGACCAGATGTAACCTCAAATTTCTACAACAGTTTCCGTGAAGATATTGCAATGATGAGAGAAATTGGACTTAATAGTGTTCGAACGTCTATTCAGTGGACTCGTCTGATTGATGATTTGGAAACCAATACTGTCAATCAGGATGCTGTTGAGTTTTATAATCAGGTGTTTGACTGTTTTATTGAAAATGGGATTAAACCAATTGTAACATTGCATCACTTTGATCTACCAGCAGAGTTGTATCATAAATATGGAGGTTGGGAATCTCGACGTGTTGTGGACCTGTTTGTTGGTTTTGCTGAACAAGCATTCAAACTCTATGGTGATCGAGTAAAGGATTGGACAACTCATAATGAGCCAATTGTTGTTGTGTTAGGTCAGTATTTACAACAATTTCACTATCCAAAGCTGGTGGATGGTAGGAAAGCGGTTCAGGTTGCATATCACTTGAACCTCGCGTCCGCTCTTGCAATCGCAAAATATCGTGAATTAGGTCTTGATGAAGAAGGAGGTCGTATTGGAATTGTTCTAAACTTGACTCCGACTTATCCAGCCTCACAAGAACCAGCAGATTTGGAAGCAGCACGGATTGCTGAATTGTGGAATAATAAATTATTCCTTGATCCTGCCATCCATGGGCATTTTCCAGAGGAATTAGTTGACATATTATCAAGAGATAAAGTCATTTGGAAGACGGAGCCAGGTGATGACCAAATACTAATGGACAATACTATCGATTTTTTGGGGGTAAACTTCTATCACCCAAATCGGGTTCAAGCTCCAGCTATTTCTCCAAGTTCAGTAGGCGACTGGAAACCTGAACGATACTTTGATAGTTATGCATTACCTGGGCGTAGAATGAATTTGGATCGTGGTTGGGAAATTTATCCAGAAGCACTGTATGATATTGCAATCACTATTCGTGACCATTATAATAATATTCCATGGTTTGTCTCAGAGAATGGTATGGGTATTTCTCATGAAGAACGTTTTTTAGATGAGAAGGGTCAAGTACAAGATGACTATCGGATAGACTTTATCCGAGATCATCTAGAATGCTTACACCGTGGTATTGAAGAAGGAAGTAATTGTTTTGGCTATCATATGTGGACGCCCATTGATTGTTGGTCCTGGTCAAATGCATATCGAAATCGATATGGTTTAATTGCAACAGATATTCATACTCAGGTAAAAACAATTAAAAATTCCGGACAATGGTTTAAAATGATTGCGAACCAGAATGGATTATCATAA
- a CDS encoding ROK family protein, giving the protein MTILVCDLGGTTVKFGLYDKGRLFNKSSFRTPTTWEEMKSTILNLKDHFSYRDLKGVALSCPGAVDTKKGIIYGRSAIPYIHRFSIQDELSTLLELPVTIENDANCAALAELNLGVAQNATSSIFFIIGTGVGGAIAQGRQLLRGEGQFGGEFGCMILKDGLSMSKLVSPVRRARLFAQQYGYPDSFSGKELFTLAEFGDKRALEVITEMYDYLAIGIYNVLVATNPELVVIGGGISARADLIEQIQQRLDALLVKTKMEDLTYRIEACEFRNDANLLGAASHFVERYGM; this is encoded by the coding sequence ATGACAATATTAGTATGTGATTTGGGAGGAACAACAGTCAAATTTGGTCTTTATGATAAAGGAAGACTTTTTAACAAATCTTCATTTCGGACACCAACCACTTGGGAAGAAATGAAGTCAACCATACTAAATCTAAAGGACCATTTTTCCTATAGAGATCTGAAAGGAGTTGCATTATCTTGTCCGGGAGCAGTTGATACTAAAAAGGGGATTATTTACGGCAGAAGTGCCATTCCCTATATTCATCGTTTTTCGATTCAGGATGAGTTGAGTACATTGTTGGAACTACCTGTGACAATTGAAAATGATGCAAACTGTGCTGCCTTAGCTGAATTAAATCTGGGGGTAGCACAAAATGCAACCTCATCTATCTTTTTTATCATCGGTACGGGTGTCGGAGGTGCTATAGCACAAGGACGGCAGCTTCTAAGAGGAGAAGGCCAATTCGGTGGAGAATTTGGTTGTATGATTTTAAAAGATGGGTTAAGTATGAGCAAGTTAGTGAGTCCAGTTCGTCGAGCAAGACTATTTGCTCAACAGTATGGTTACCCAGATTCCTTTTCAGGAAAAGAGTTATTTACTCTTGCTGAATTTGGTGACAAGAGGGCTCTAGAGGTAATAACAGAAATGTATGATTACCTGGCAATAGGCATCTACAATGTGTTGGTGGCTACTAATCCAGAATTAGTAGTGATTGGAGGTGGAATTTCAGCTAGAGCAGACCTGATTGAACAAATCCAGCAACGATTGGATGCCTTACTAGTGAAAACGAAGATGGAGGATTTAACCTATCGTATTGAGGCTTGTGAATTTAGAAATGATGCCAATTTGCTTGGAGCAGCATCGCATTTTGTTGAAAGATATGGTATGTAA
- a CDS encoding helix-turn-helix domain-containing protein, giving the protein MEKHKVFLQVSMDDDLNEINHREPTEEFYFYRAVAKGDLDAVRMNCEQQRFLETDGVGVLSKNPVTNIKYHFVITTAMITRFCGQNGLELEQAYRMSDFYIQKLDTIHTVQEVQSLHDEMVLHYTEKMRRYHQNDTNSKHVNACKEHIYKNLTERITVDAVADELGVSSSYLSRLFKKEVGVSISTYIRDLKIESAKELLKYGEMSMIEIANHLSFSSQSHFIQQFRDVTGVTPKKYRDENAKLKWDR; this is encoded by the coding sequence ATGGAAAAACACAAGGTATTTTTACAGGTTTCTATGGATGATGATTTGAATGAAATCAATCACCGAGAGCCGACGGAAGAATTCTATTTCTATCGTGCAGTTGCAAAAGGAGATCTTGATGCGGTTCGAATGAATTGTGAACAACAACGTTTTTTAGAGACGGATGGTGTAGGTGTATTATCTAAGAACCCTGTTACGAATATTAAGTATCATTTTGTGATTACAACAGCTATGATTACCCGTTTTTGCGGACAAAATGGATTGGAGTTAGAACAAGCGTATCGCATGAGTGACTTTTATATTCAGAAATTAGATACAATTCACACCGTACAAGAAGTGCAAAGTTTGCATGATGAAATGGTGTTGCACTATACAGAAAAGATGCGACGATACCATCAAAATGATACCAATTCAAAACATGTCAATGCATGTAAGGAGCATATTTATAAAAATCTAACAGAACGGATTACAGTTGATGCCGTTGCAGATGAACTAGGAGTATCATCGAGTTATTTATCTCGACTTTTTAAAAAAGAGGTGGGTGTCTCAATTAGTACATATATTCGAGATTTAAAAATTGAATCTGCAAAGGAATTGCTGAAATATGGAGAAATGTCCATGATTGAAATTGCAAACCACCTTTCTTTTTCATCACAAAGTCATTTCATCCAACAATTTAGAGATGTAACTGGAGTGACACCTAAGAAGTATAGAGATGAAAATGCAAAGTTGAAGTGGGATAGATAG
- the bglS gene encoding beta-glucanase — protein MTHSIENTHENNKESYMETFQEYDSDTMELADWANGEMFGCRWSPENVSFSFEGLRLTIAQDEKGEFTGGEWRTRESFGFGKYEVSMKPIKNTGVVSSFFTYTGPSDGTQWDEIDIEFLGYDTTKVQFNYFINGVGNHEYLYDLGFDASEAFHTYGFEWRNDFITWFVDGEPVHTVTEDIPSTPSKIMMNVWPGTGVDEWLGPYDGTIPIVAEYQQISYLP, from the coding sequence ATGACACATTCGATAGAAAACACACATGAAAATAATAAAGAGTCTTACATGGAGACGTTTCAAGAATATGATTCAGATACGATGGAGTTAGCAGATTGGGCAAATGGTGAAATGTTTGGCTGTCGTTGGTCTCCCGAAAATGTCTCATTTAGTTTTGAAGGTCTACGTCTCACCATTGCTCAAGACGAGAAAGGAGAGTTTACGGGTGGAGAATGGCGTACTCGTGAATCTTTCGGATTTGGTAAATATGAAGTTTCAATGAAGCCTATCAAAAATACTGGTGTCGTTTCTTCATTTTTTACTTACACTGGTCCAAGCGATGGAACACAATGGGATGAAATTGATATTGAATTTTTAGGGTATGATACAACAAAGGTTCAATTTAATTACTTCATCAATGGTGTAGGAAATCATGAATATCTATATGATCTTGGTTTTGATGCTAGTGAGGCGTTTCACACCTATGGATTTGAATGGCGTAATGATTTTATCACCTGGTTTGTAGATGGAGAGCCTGTTCATACAGTAACTGAAGATATTCCAAGTACACCAAGCAAAATTATGATGAATGTATGGCCAGGAACGGGTGTAGATGAATGGTTAGGTCCTTACGATGGAACAATACCTATTGTAGCTGAATATCAGCAAATTTCCTATTTACCGTAA
- the bglS gene encoding beta-glucanase: MSKKIVLSWLCVASTICSLAVNGKQILAEDVASQRLPTSEQIISDSSETTSLSTETEVAETEVAVTSQLDETSPATTANQENEMASEVVEETAEPSPEVETPKQEAFSTDFDTFDENTAQLADWSNGAMFNARWTPSNVAFSDGIMTLTIDNDGKGGYNSGEWRTQQYYHYGKYEVRMKPISNPGTVSSFFTYTGPSDGTQWDEIDIEFVGYDTTKVQFNYFTNGVGGHEHYYNLGFDASEEFHTYAFEWKKDSITWFVDGVAVHTATTDIPTTPGKIMMNAWPGIGVDEWLKPFDGNVPLVASYDWMKYTPNTVELPESKIENDEQMTNTTPEETSENKSDSNEGSSLSDKISDSNSSSTLNNDSNHQDENSVPSGQHQSNETLEGKQEVKKTQPLPLPNNNVNQTNLSNQHKLPNTSSQTGQLSMFVGSVLFIVATLVYSFTSRKRL; this comes from the coding sequence ATGTCAAAGAAAATAGTTCTATCTTGGTTGTGTGTTGCATCAACTATCTGTAGCTTAGCAGTTAATGGGAAACAGATTTTAGCTGAAGATGTGGCTAGTCAACGGTTACCAACTTCAGAACAAATTATATCGGATTCTTCTGAAACTACATCATTGAGTACGGAAACTGAAGTAGCCGAAACTGAAGTAGCTGTAACAAGTCAATTAGATGAAACATCACCTGCTACAACAGCCAACCAAGAGAATGAAATGGCTTCAGAAGTAGTAGAGGAGACCGCGGAGCCATCACCAGAAGTTGAAACTCCTAAGCAAGAAGCATTTTCGACTGATTTTGATACTTTCGATGAGAATACGGCTCAGTTGGCAGATTGGTCTAATGGTGCAATGTTCAATGCACGATGGACACCTTCAAATGTGGCATTTTCAGATGGTATTATGACACTTACGATAGATAATGATGGAAAAGGTGGTTACAATAGTGGTGAATGGCGTACCCAACAATATTACCATTATGGAAAATATGAAGTACGCATGAAACCAATCAGTAATCCCGGGACAGTTTCTTCCTTCTTTACCTATACAGGTCCAAGTGATGGCACACAATGGGATGAAATTGATATTGAGTTTGTTGGATATGATACAACAAAAGTTCAGTTCAACTACTTTACCAATGGTGTAGGTGGTCATGAACATTATTACAATTTAGGATTTGACGCCTCTGAAGAATTTCATACCTATGCGTTTGAATGGAAAAAGGATTCTATTACATGGTTTGTAGATGGTGTGGCAGTTCATACAGCAACCACAGATATTCCAACTACACCTGGAAAAATTATGATGAATGCCTGGCCTGGTATTGGTGTGGATGAATGGCTAAAACCATTTGATGGAAACGTGCCTTTGGTTGCTTCTTATGATTGGATGAAGTATACACCGAATACAGTTGAATTACCGGAATCTAAAATAGAGAATGATGAACAGATGACAAATACGACACCTGAAGAGACTTCAGAAAACAAGTCAGATTCAAATGAAGGTTCGTCACTTTCCGATAAAATATCCGACTCAAACAGTTCATCAACTTTAAATAATGATTCAAACCACCAAGATGAGAATAGTGTTCCTTCAGGTCAGCACCAATCCAATGAAACGTTGGAAGGCAAGCAGGAGGTGAAAAAAACTCAACCTCTCCCATTACCGAATAACAATGTCAATCAGACTAATCTAAGTAACCAACATAAACTTCCAAATACCTCAAGCCAAACGGGACAGTTATCTATGTTCGTAGGGAGTGTATTATTTATTGTAGCTACGTTAGTATACTCATTCACTAGTCGAAAACGCTTATAG
- a CDS encoding carbohydrate ABC transporter permease, producing the protein MSTNAQNHLRRIVAHFVLISLSFMCLFFFYILIVSATHSHSELQRGFSALPGGHLWDNLMKVANDGTFPMFRGIINSLIVSGTTAAVCTYFSALTAYGLYVYDFRFKKIAFTFIMAILVMPTQVTSMGFLRLITQMGMYDSFLPLIIPAIASPAVFYFMYSYMQASLPLSMVDAARIDGSGEFRTFNTIVLPLMKPAIAVQAIFTFVGSWNNYFIPALVLQSKDKMTVPILIASLRGADYMNFDMGKIYTMILVAIVPIVLVYLFLSKFIIAGVTLGGVKE; encoded by the coding sequence ATGTCAACAAATGCTCAGAATCACTTGCGGCGTATTGTGGCACATTTTGTATTGATTAGCCTATCATTTATGTGCCTTTTCTTCTTTTATATTCTGATTGTTAGTGCCACACATTCTCATTCAGAGTTGCAAAGAGGATTTTCTGCCCTCCCTGGGGGACATCTTTGGGATAATCTGATGAAAGTTGCTAATGATGGGACTTTCCCAATGTTTAGAGGGATTATCAATAGTTTGATTGTTTCTGGTACTACTGCAGCGGTTTGTACTTATTTCTCAGCCTTAACAGCCTATGGGCTTTATGTGTATGACTTTAGATTTAAAAAAATAGCCTTTACTTTTATCATGGCTATTCTAGTTATGCCGACTCAAGTAACTTCAATGGGTTTCCTGAGATTGATTACCCAAATGGGTATGTATGATAGTTTTCTTCCATTAATTATTCCTGCTATTGCCTCGCCGGCGGTCTTCTACTTTATGTATAGCTATATGCAGGCCTCTTTACCACTTTCCATGGTGGATGCGGCGCGAATTGATGGCTCTGGGGAATTCCGTACTTTTAACACCATTGTGCTACCTCTGATGAAACCAGCTATCGCAGTTCAAGCAATCTTTACATTTGTAGGATCATGGAATAATTACTTCATCCCAGCCCTTGTGCTTCAATCTAAGGATAAAATGACCGTTCCGATATTAATTGCGTCCCTTCGTGGTGCAGACTATATGAATTTTGATATGGGAAAAATTTATACTATGATTTTAGTTGCTATCGTACCGATTGTACTGGTTTATCTCTTCCTTTCTAAATTTATCATCGCTGGAGTGACTCTTGGCGGTGTCAAAGAATAA
- a CDS encoding carbohydrate ABC transporter permease, translated as MKQKRKRINYGKWGYLFILPFFVTFFIFSFIPLVETVRYSFYEYYRSGIREIGPTFIGVDNYISLLQSDILKYAGNTMLMWLMGFIPQIGIALLLANWFVDARLKLRGQGIYKVIIYLPNLIMASAFAMLFFTLFSTNGPINSIMTSLGIFKEPVDFMGTSLGTRTLVAVMNFLMWFGNSTIMLMAAIMGINPDIFEAAEIDGCNSRQRFFYITLPMIRPILAYTLITSIIGGLQMFDVPQILTNGQGAPDRTSTTLIMFLNNHLKSKNYGMAGALSVYLFVVSAFLCWFVYKMTNNELKLGRTKMKQKVKKV; from the coding sequence ATGAAACAAAAACGTAAACGTATAAATTACGGGAAATGGGGTTATCTGTTTATCTTACCGTTTTTTGTCACCTTCTTTATTTTTTCCTTCATTCCATTAGTTGAAACTGTGCGATATAGTTTTTATGAATACTATCGATCAGGAATTAGAGAAATTGGGCCGACCTTTATTGGTGTTGATAATTATATTAGTTTATTACAGTCCGATATTCTAAAATATGCTGGTAATACCATGTTAATGTGGCTTATGGGCTTTATTCCTCAGATTGGAATTGCTCTGCTTTTAGCAAACTGGTTTGTTGATGCAAGACTTAAATTACGGGGTCAAGGAATTTATAAGGTAATTATATACTTGCCAAATTTAATTATGGCCTCTGCATTTGCCATGCTTTTCTTTACCCTCTTTTCAACAAACGGTCCCATTAATTCGATAATGACTTCATTAGGTATATTTAAGGAACCAGTTGATTTTATGGGTACCTCTCTTGGCACCCGTACTTTAGTTGCGGTGATGAATTTTCTGATGTGGTTCGGTAATTCAACAATCATGCTAATGGCAGCAATAATGGGGATTAATCCAGATATTTTTGAAGCAGCAGAGATTGATGGTTGTAATAGCCGACAACGTTTCTTTTACATTACGTTACCAATGATTCGTCCGATTCTAGCATATACGTTGATTACATCCATTATTGGTGGTCTTCAAATGTTTGATGTTCCACAAATTTTGACTAATGGACAAGGAGCTCCTGACCGAACTTCTACAACTCTCATTATGTTCTTAAATAATCACTTGAAGAGTAAGAACTATGGCATGGCTGGTGCACTATCTGTTTATCTGTTCGTCGTTAGTGCGTTCTTGTGTTGGTTTGTCTATAAGATGACAAATAATGAATTAAAGCTTGGGCGTACAAAGATGAAACAAAAAGTAAAAAAAGTATAG
- a CDS encoding ABC transporter substrate-binding protein: MNKKVSALLLTAFASTALVACGSKSESAGTSQAEEGKVINIYSWNDEFRQRVEAVYPEVKETSADGTITTLKDGTEIHWIVNPNQDGVYQQKLDEALLNQESAAADEKVDIFLSETDYVNKYSSKEADAALPLKELGIDPEKDLSDQYSFTKVTASDEDGVQRGSTWQTTPGVIVYRRDIAKAVFGTDDPSEIGKKVGDWATAKETAKILKDKGYTIFASPADTFRLYGNSIKEPWVKAGETTINVAPEVMQWVKDSKEWLDAGYFTKTVKGQWTDEWNKEMSSQAKNFAFLFPAWGIDFVLKPNWDGAEGSWAVTTPPQEYNWGGSYIHGAVGTDNPKHVKDIILALTGNKENLLKISKDYLDFTNTQSGMQEAAKDDNFKSDFLGGQNAFEYFAPVAENIKIAPLSAYDQGSVELIQNNFNDYLQDKVSFEKAKENFEIAIKERYPEITEIKWPD, translated from the coding sequence ATGAACAAAAAAGTAAGCGCTTTATTATTGACTGCGTTCGCATCAACTGCACTTGTTGCCTGTGGATCCAAGTCCGAATCAGCTGGTACAAGCCAAGCAGAAGAAGGTAAAGTAATCAATATCTATTCTTGGAATGACGAATTTCGTCAACGTGTAGAGGCAGTATATCCTGAAGTGAAGGAAACATCTGCAGATGGAACCATTACAACCTTAAAGGATGGGACAGAGATTCATTGGATTGTCAATCCGAACCAAGATGGTGTTTATCAACAAAAATTGGATGAAGCATTACTAAATCAAGAATCAGCTGCTGCAGATGAAAAAGTTGATATTTTTCTCTCTGAGACTGACTATGTTAACAAATACTCATCAAAAGAGGCTGATGCAGCTCTTCCTTTGAAGGAACTTGGAATTGATCCAGAAAAAGACTTATCTGACCAATATAGTTTTACTAAAGTAACAGCCTCTGATGAAGACGGGGTTCAACGTGGTTCGACATGGCAAACTACACCAGGGGTAATCGTGTACCGCCGTGATATAGCAAAAGCTGTTTTTGGTACAGATGATCCTTCTGAAATTGGTAAGAAGGTAGGGGATTGGGCAACTGCTAAAGAGACAGCAAAAATATTGAAAGATAAAGGCTATACAATATTTGCTTCTCCAGCCGATACTTTCCGTCTATATGGAAATAGTATCAAAGAACCTTGGGTAAAAGCTGGAGAAACCACTATTAATGTTGCACCAGAGGTTATGCAATGGGTTAAAGACTCTAAAGAATGGTTAGATGCCGGCTACTTTACCAAGACAGTTAAAGGTCAGTGGACCGATGAATGGAACAAGGAAATGAGCTCCCAAGCAAAGAACTTTGCGTTCCTATTCCCAGCATGGGGTATTGATTTTGTCTTGAAACCGAACTGGGATGGTGCTGAAGGTTCTTGGGCAGTGACGACACCACCACAAGAATACAACTGGGGTGGTTCTTATATCCATGGAGCAGTTGGTACAGACAATCCTAAACATGTAAAAGATATTATTTTAGCTTTGACAGGAAATAAAGAAAATCTCTTGAAAATTTCAAAAGATTATCTTGACTTTACAAATACTCAATCTGGTATGCAAGAAGCAGCGAAAGATGATAATTTCAAATCTGACTTCCTTGGTGGACAAAATGCCTTTGAATATTTTGCTCCAGTTGCTGAAAATATTAAGATTGCTCCGTTATCTGCCTACGACCAAGGTAGCGTAGAATTGATTCAAAATAACTTTAATGATTATCTACAAGATAAGGTTAGCTTTGAAAAAGCAAAAGAAAACTTTGAAATTGCCATTAAGGAACGTTATCCAGAAATCACAGAGATTAAATGGCCTGATTAA